The Melitaea cinxia chromosome Z, ilMelCinx1.1, whole genome shotgun sequence genomic interval AAACATGTGGTAAGAGTAATAcgctgtataaaatatataataattttgttttcgtttttaaacgtaattaacatttaaatatagaatggttttaaagaaaaaaaagaaataacttcGGTGTTGTTTTATTCGatgtgttgttgttgttttatatgacttgtcaaataaaataaatcatcgcATACATTAAAAGCCATCTTTACTGCAGATAGTCAcgaacaatttaatattatataatattttttggtaagttcgaaattttatgaaacgaaaaattgtttgtctttaaagatttattaaaatcggaAAACGATATTTTCGTATGTTAGTCTCAGAGGTAAATTATTATGGAGTTAGTGTGAGTGATCTGAGTACGAAGTAATGTGATCTAAGTATAAACTtcgatatattattttattgtatacaaaGTACtataaaagtttgtatatttttaatttttcgaatGACTTATGGAGAACTTTATCGAGGAGTAAGAACGGagtattatttcaatatatatattgttatcatagtttgtatttattttaattgatttcatttaatttattctcttagttCGATTGTAGGATTGAGCTTATTGCTATTTGCAAAtaacgtataaatacttttcagGTGCAAAGTCAGTCATATGACAAAAAAACTCTCGACGGAATGGTTTTGAAAATGCTATGGGAAAAGGTATACGCGCGTTATGATGCAAAAACGAAAGAAATGGCTATAAGAACAATAAGAGAAACTGGTGACTACGAACATCTCATTCAGCGTTTGATGAAGGTGAAGCGAGACAAAGTaaggaaaattataaatttagtcgGAGAGGTTATGATAGTTTATATGAgctgattttgaaataaatttctttaaataatatttataacttattttatttttcttttagatcATAATTCATTCAGGTTTCAACTACgtattatgaattaattatttgattatttaattaatttttatatcaaaatattttagttctaacatataaaaatctgtttcctgtgtttctaagtttttaataaactcCACGGGTGATAGGTAAATATTAGTGAGGATATGAAcagaattattttacttttatctgAATATTTTGTCACAATTCACGGAAGAGATAACTAACACATATTTGGAAGTTGCTTATTGTAATTTCTTTCTTAGCTTATGTCAAAGAAATTTCTTCACAAATTCATGCTAATTTCGTATAATCTAAATAAATCTGTGTggtatatattctatatattatataatgagAAATCACATCCGTTATTATCAGAGAATGACGAtgctttgtgttttttttttatttttgaatcgCTTTAAGGGATTAAGTattattgacaaaaaataataagcttCATAAAAATCATCATTACCTTCCAATTATTCCAGTTTTACAGATGTTCAAAAAAATATGCGACAGTGTTTTTATAATGAATTCCAGGATAAAAACTAGCCTGTATGTTGCTCCACAACCTCTTTTATCATCTATTGAAAGTCTCATAAAAATCGTTTCAGCCGCTCCGAAGATTAAcccggacaaacagaaagacatgaatagacaatttttttatatcttttgtttgtgttttagtatcgtgtaaaaacacatttttaaatcaCAGACATACATTTCAATGTTATTTTCATGTATTTAGATGTAGAGATTAATTAACTTCATTTAATATAATCACTCATAAATGACGATACAAAGGAAAAGGAATGAGTGTGTTCCAGTATTCTGAAAAGATTTATTAGGTACGAAATgctaaatttaatatgaaaagGAAGTGGAGACAACACAGCGTGTACTAGATATGTTACAATACATCACGagttacacacaaaaaaaaatttcagacGTAAgactgaattatattttattcccatacaatatatttaagatataatttaataaataacctaAAGATGATACGgcactttgttttttatttgtggaataataatattaaaaaaaataattgtgtttgcttcaaacgaaaaaaaaccgacttcaattacatcaacgagtaatacaacgtagatcgacaaaaaaatagtcaagtaactacgcgttatcaaagattactcaaaaagtagttatcagatctcgataaaatttatatgtgaccacatgataaacatcagattccgattaaattaaaaattatcaaattcgatacacccagtaaaaagttattgcagatattccagagtttccctcgatttctctgggatcccatcactagatcctggttttcttatcatggtaccaaactagggatattctcttttcatcaaaaaaaagaattatcaaaatcggttcatccagTAGAAGGTTATGcgaaaaaaagtgtcaagtaaaaacgcattattagatatagctcgaaaagtaattgttagatctcaaataaatttaaatgggatcaattgacacacaccaccgttcgatttaaaaaaaaatgtcgaaatagGTCTACCCggtgaaaagttctgatgtaacataaataaaatacagtcgaactgagaacctcctccttttttggaagtcggttaaaaaacccaAAAGAAGATGCATTGCACGCCTCCAAAGAGGCTTTGCTTTACTTTCTCAAAATGAAAAGTACGAGTAGCGGTTATTGTTAAGCTTCTATATTTTTATGGCAATGcattaatatgctataaaatacaaacttttGTACTGAATACACATCAtgctatatattaaatatcGTTTGAAGTTATTTTTGAATACTATTGTAGTCAAGCGAGAAAACGCGAGAACCATGaaataagctattttttatcatgccagaaaaatattaactaagAATCCTATTTGATATGATGGCTgaaaaacttttattctatcgcCAAATGTTTTTTTGTTCATCCACCGCATGTCGCATGTCGCATTTGCAGCTATTCGCAGAGTAGGGATAAAGTGAAAGGCACATGGCAGAGTAACCAAAGCTAATATGGCAGCGCCCATAGCTCGCATCAGCTGACCCTGTagcatttatatgtatttttgtattttgatctgtgaattaatgtaaatatttatattcactGAAGGTTCGCTTGTATATtggtttcataaaaccacatacaaaataaatattttttttacgtttctatcataataatatagaatCAGAATCATCTGTCACTATCTGCAAGAACCATACCAACTAATCGACCTTATCACCGTTAAATGGTCGATTGTTAATTCCTAAACAAGCTACTAGACGGCGCGCGAAATAGTTTTAAAGACACCCACTAGGAGTGAGTGAAGTAGTGCACTTATGGATTTTTCAAATATGTAATAACTTTTGCTTCTGTTTCAATAACATTTTCTctcactttatttaaaaatacaatggcGGTTGTTTTTCAGgttgattaaaataaacataaccgAGTACACAGATTAAAGGAAAAAAAGATCAATCAAATATTTTAGGATAAAATTCGAaagtatttcaaaaatttctttgtatgaattattattattaaatatatttttttttttttttttttttttttttttttgatatcgcagggtaacccatttacgggtgatatccaggatgcccgggtaggcattcctagaccgtatgtcggcttagcacttgggggtgcactaccgaccaaaacccctgcgggagccttcagccgctttaattggagggtcccggaactgcaggcaacaggatccctccagcgacaggctggcctcggcgaaaagaccagacttctcctccatgggactgtccggctcacctctgaacaatcccgacgacgccatgtctagcaggaccgggttcccatcccggcccgacatgggcacaggggcgttactggagacgcattaagtagcgcctcctacgcacccccgttcgtcgcctgcggacggaggcctcgtcggcggccccctctctcatccgtcgtcgttctccttctgggacattactgtctcgcagaaggagaccatcgccttccaggactcgtcgtcaccgagcatcgcggtgataacgctcggtagtgacaagtcccctccgaggactgtcgtcagatcgcgacgtagcgccgcccatctcgggcacacctcgagggtgtgctgggcagagtccaccgccgcgccacaatcgtgacattcagtcgtcggctccctttgggccgtccgacacaagtattcaccaaagcagccgtgcccggtgagaacctgcgtcagacggaaggtgaggggtttgcgcttacggcgcatccaccgctcaaggaccgggcgcaaggcagccgttacgcgagtgccatacggctgctccaacaggtcctccccccacctccgcattaatgcttcttgccccatccggcgcacccgtaggatcccgtccaacgtgaggttctcaccgagagccctcctacccgagacgtatgagtaggtctcggcaaggacctccgccacgagctcccacggggggtcgccagctagagcagtagctgcagcccacgataccgtacgatacccccgaatcaccctcaccgcgatgatcttctgcgccgaccgcagtgcggccttattcttcgcagtgaggcgatccgcccaaaccggggcaccgtacgtcgccatactccggcagactccggaatatagctgcctgcaggcagcgctgggtcctccgaggttcgggaggagtctgcccagtgcactcgccaccttcacgaccttcggtcacaccatagcgaagtgtggaccgaaggtccaccctccgtcaatgatgagccccaaatatttcatttgggagctcatccggaccctcccctctccgatctgcagggtagcccccggtgggggtcccttgcgtccggtcccgcgaaagaggagggcttcggtcttttcaattctgacacgaagccccaaactctttatgcggctgatcacgaggtcgagtccgacctcagccagccgcgccgcctccttatagtctcgtccccgggagtaaacgagagtgtcatccgcgtagcaaatgacacccatcccggggaggagacggcctcgcaggacccagtcgtatccgatgtcccacaggatcgggcccagcaccgatcccTGTGGGACACCACAGCCGACCcgccgccactccacggaccccgaccgattttcgaggcctactttgcgatcggagaggtacgcctccagcagcCTCCCTAGATACGGGGGTACTCCGAAGAATTTGAGTGCCTCCCGAATCACTGCATGCGggaggctgttgaaggcgttcgcgatGTCCAACGACACCGCGAGCACCACCTCCCTCTTGTGTTCTGCTTCACCCGTCACCGCCCGTAGGCGTTTGAGGGCGTCAATGGTCGACCGGCGcgctcgaaacccgaattggGATTCCGAGAGTCCGGGTCCCGAGCCCTCCTCCAGGTGCTGAACGAGCCGGGAAGCCACTATTCTCTCCAAGAGTTTTCCAGCTTCGTTCAGCAACACCACCGGTCGCACTGACGAAGCCGAGTCCGGGGTCCGCCCTGCCTTAGGAAGTAGGCAAAGCCGACCCTCCTTCCAGGCCCCCGGGAACTGGCCAGACCGCAGGCAGCGGTCAAACAGTTCCCGGAGGCTATCGCCGAGGTGCCCGAGAGCGATCCCAAGTACTCTCCCGTGCACCCCGTCTGGACCCGGCGCCCTCTTCTTACTCTGAAGGCGGGACAGAGCTGCCTCCATTTCAGCCTCTGTGACGGGTGGCGGAACACTCTCCTCCTCGTCCGGCGTCTGCCGAGCCATCCTGGGGGGCATGAAACCCTCGGGTTCGTCGGGAAAGAGTTCCCCGACGATCCTTCCCAGTTGCTCCGGCTGGAGCGTTTCGCTGATGGGGGCCGACTGGGCGCGGAGCTTGTTCCGCGCCCAATTATACGGTCGGCCCCAGGGGTCTCTCTCTAGACCCCCAACTAGCTCCAGCCAGGCCTCCTCCTTGGCTCGGCATATGGCCTGCTGCAGGATCTTCCTTTTCTCCACGTAGATCCTGCGCAGCCTGTCGTCCCTGTCCACGTCCTGGGGGCGTCTCCGCCTGCTCCGAGTATATTGCCTCCTGGCCCCGTTGCAGGCGGCCCGGAGACCGGCTATCTCAGCCGACCACCAGTAGAGCGCCCGCCGTTGGGGTAGACGCTTCGCGCGCGGCATGGCCGCTCTGCAGACAGCGGTAAATGTGTCGCAGAGCCGGTTAGCCGCCTCATCCACCCCAAACTCCAGCAATGGCGGGAGACTCCAGCGGCCGACGATTGCGGCCTCCTCTGCCAGTTCCCGGTTGAGCTTGGAGAGTGCCCAGCGTGGAAACTGGCTACACCCCCTGAACAACGTTGACGACGACGATGACGCCGGACGGACGGGAGCTGGAGACACCTCGAACCTTATGTATCGAtggtccgagagagtctccacctcCGTTTCCACCCTCCACCCCTCCACTCTGCGTGCGATAGCTGGCGTGGCAAACGTGACGTCTACCACGGAACCTCCCGACCAACGCACGCACGTCTGGACTGTCCCCACATTGAGCAGGGATAGTCCGGCAGCAAGCGCCCACTCCTCCACCTCCCTCCCTTTTGGGTTCGTAACCGGATTTCCCCAAGCCGTGGACTTGGCATTGAGGTCACCGGCTACGAAAACCTGAAGGGGAGCTAGCTGCCCCACCAGCGGCCCCAGAACATCGAGAAACCGTTCCAGGGCCGCCAGGTCACGATTCGGGGAGAAGTAGACTCCGACGAAAGCCACCTCCCCCCGAACCGCAGCCACATACCCATGTCCCCTCGCCTTGATGACAAGGGGGGGTCCAGCTCCAGGCCTCACCACGATCGCCACCAAGCCCTCGGTGTCTCCCGCCCAGTGTGGGTAAGAAGGCACGGCATATGGTTCGGCGACGATCGCGACGTCAACACACCACTCCGCCATGGACTGCAAGACAAGGTCCTGGGCTCCAGCGCAGTGGTTGACGTTCGCCTGGAGGACGTTGAGATGCCCGGACATTATTCGGCCATCTCAGCGTCTGCTGTCACCACTTGGTTCCCCCCTTGGGATGTCTGCGAGGGGAACTTCCCGCGAGTTATTGGGGGTTTGCACGCCATGCCCCCCATCACGTGGCCCGCCGGCCTGCCAGCGTCCGCGCACACCGCGCAACGAGCGGCGGCCGAGCACCCGGCGGCTTTGTGGCCAGCCTGTCCGCAGCGATAGCACAGTGCGCTGCGGTCAGTGCCTGCTGGGCACGTGGCACCGACGTGCCCTAGTCCCAAACAACGGAAGCAGTGCCTGGGACGCGCCTGCAGGAGGTGGACGACCCCCCTGCTCCACCCCACCGCTATTTTCCCGGCTTGCAGCAGTTTTTTCCCTGCTGCTGCCGGAACTTCAATGTGGGCTGTTCCCGAGCCCATTTGCCCTACGCGAATGTTTCTCACGTGGACTTGTCCCGGAGAACAGCCCCCCTCCTTCGCCACCGCAGTAGCCAAGCGCTCCGCTGTGACCGCGTCGCTCAGGCCTGAGATTCGCATCTCTGCCCGCTTCTCAGGCCGGAGCACCTCCACCTCCTCAGCCAAGGCCTCCTTTAGACGAGCGGCGAGGGCATCGGCCTTCTCCCCACACGTGGAGCCGGTCACCTCGATAAGTCGCGCCCCGGTCGCCGACTGGCGAATTCGAAGCGGGCCTATTCCCAGCTCGTTGAGGTCGATATTGCTCTCGGCCTTAAGCAATGTCGACCCGTACGTGGCCCCCCTGGCTACTGCCTCCGGCCGTAACTTAATAATTACGGCCGCAGAGCGAGGGAGCGCCAGCCTAGGCTTCGGGGTCTCCTTCTTGGCCGGCGGCGTTGAGGCTGCCATTTTTTTTGTCACCGGATTCTTCGCCGGCGGCGCTGAAGCTGTCCGTTTGTTCGCCGCCGATTTTCGGCGGACGACTTCCGTCCAGCTTGCCCTCGGCTCCTCATGGGGTATGGCCACCTCTCCCTCCTTCCGTTGAGTGGCCGCTTGCTTTGAGGTGGAGGGACCGAACGCAGTCCACTCCACCTCCTTAACCTTTCCCTTTCCTTTGTCTTTTCCCTTCCCCTTTCCCTTGCTCGATGCTAGGGGAAGGGTGGGGGGCTCCTCCGAGTCTAATTGGGCACCCACGCTAGCGCTAGAGGCCGCCGTCATTCGGTTCTTATTCGCACTGGTGGCCCTTGTAGCTCGCGCCAGTGGTCTGCTGTCCCTAGCCATTGGGGTGCCGCAAGGAGGGGCAGCAGGGAGCTGAAGAGCCGCCATGCGGTCGTCCACAATGTTGCCGACCATAACAGCTATGTCCTGCATTAAGTCGGCAGGCTCCTTTGCACTCGTGGATTCAGCCACCTTTTTGCGGCTGTCCTCGAACTCCCGTCTGTAAGCCCGCACCTCCTCACGGCTCAGTTCCAGCTCCCGAGTGAGCCGACAGATGTCCGCCTTCAGTCTTCGGACTTCGTCCGTCACGTTGCGGCCCACAAGGGACTCCAGCATGTCCCTAATGGCGCCGGCGGCCCTTCTAATTTTGGCGGCATAACCCCCCTTCAGGTTGACCGACTTCCCAGTCAGGCCGAGGATTAAATTGAGGTTGGCCTCAGAAGCCACCCTCAGCTCCTCGGCCCCCCGGTTCTCGATATCGTCCAACTCGATAGGGGTCTCCTCCATGTGACCCCCCACCACCTTCTCCTTCCTGTATACTCTCTTGAGGAGGGACGCCTCGAACTCGTTCTCCCGGTCTTTCTCCACACGCTCTCTCAGAGCTGCTCTGGCGCCCGTAAGTGTGGGTGCCTTGCCCCTCTTGGCCGCTGGCCGGGACCTAGCCCCCACGCTCGCTCCCATCTCTATCTCCGTGCCGGAGTTTTCTGAGCCTCCCGAGTAAAGGCGCTTTCGCCCCAGCTCCGACTCAGACAACGAGGTGATGGAGATGTCCTCCAAGACCTCGATATCTCCTTGCGactggccctgagaagggcctttgggttggccctgagaagggccgttgggttggccctgagaagggccgttgggttggccctgagaagggccgttgggttggccctgagaagggccgttgggttggccctgagaagggccctTGGCAACTCCACCTCTACTCTCGCGTAGAGGAAGCATCGTTTAACAATCGCAGTCACAAAGACAAAATAATCCACAACCAAGTATAGCCTATAGCATTCAGTCACCTGCCTGCCACCTGCGTTACCGGGGTCAGGACAGGGTCCAGGGGAGACGACGAGGACGTAGCTAGAAACACTTGGGGACTCCcccattattaaatatatataataacgtaATCCAAAAccaaagtaaatttaataagtctatcacaaataaattataaaaacaaaataatgtattagAAAAACGAAACTGAAATATACGTTCTAAATTAAtcctaaaacaaaacaaatacattCGCATTAAAGTTACGACTCCCTGGCGAATGCTTCAGGACTGAATTCAAAGTTGGTATTTCAAGAGCATAAAATAGCCAATTGAATAGAATGAAGATCTTGACCACGATCCTTAACGGAAAGTGGTACCAACACTACAAAACAATTCAATTGTTACCCATGTGAATGACCTTAGGCTCAAAGTGAAATTGTTTCAAACTCGTTCTCAGTTTCCGAGATCTACGAATTTAGTTATCAATTTATATTGCCCCCAATAAAGCTTTT includes:
- the LOC123668894 gene encoding uncharacterized protein LOC123668894, which codes for MGESPSVSSYVLVVSPGPCPDPGNAGGRQGQSQGDIEVLEDISITSLSESELGRKRLYSGGSENSGTEIEMGASVGARSRPAAKRGKAPTLTGARAALRERVEKDRENEFEASLLKRVYRKEKVVGGHMEETPIELDDIENRGAEELRVASEANLNLILGLTGKSVNLKGGYAAKIRRAAGAIRDMLESLVGRNVTDEVRRLKADICRLTRELELSREEVRAYRREFEDSRKKVAESTSAKEPADLMQDIAVMVGNIVDDRMAALQLPAAPPCGTPMARDSRPLARATRATSANKNRMTAASSASVGAQLDSEEPPTLPLASSKGKGKGKDKGKGKVKEVEWTAFGPSTSKQAATQRKEGEVAIPHEEPRASWTEVVRRKSAANKRTASAPPAKNPVTKKMAASTPPAKKETPKPRLALPRSAAVIIKLRPEAVARGATYGSTLLKAESNIDLNELGIGPLRIRQSATGARLIEVTGSTCGEKADALAARLKEALAEEVEVLRPEKRAEMRISGLSDAVTAERLATAVAKEGGCSPGQVHVRNIRVGQMGSGTAHIEVPAAAGKKLLQAGKIAVGWSRGVVHLLQARPRHCFRCLGLGHVGATCPAGTDRSALCYRCGQAGHKAAGCSAAARCAVCADAGRPAGHVMGGMACKPPITRGKFPSQTSQGGNQVVTADAEMAE
- the LOC123668742 gene encoding uncharacterized protein LOC123668742 isoform X1, whose protein sequence is MFIILDSLFNSKIIAYIFSTLSVHPKSEVQSQSYDKKTLDGMVLKMLWEKVYARYDAKTKEMAIRTIRETGDYEHLIQRLMKVKRDKVRKIINLVGEVMIVYMS
- the LOC123668742 gene encoding uncharacterized protein LOC123668742 isoform X2, which produces MDRCILYSLIILLLLHKHVVQSQSYDKKTLDGMVLKMLWEKVYARYDAKTKEMAIRTIRETGDYEHLIQRLMKVKRDKVRKIINLVGEVMIVYMS